From Eptesicus fuscus isolate TK198812 chromosome 13, DD_ASM_mEF_20220401, whole genome shotgun sequence, the proteins below share one genomic window:
- the LOC129151335 gene encoding uncharacterized protein LOC129151335, whose protein sequence is MRFREEPNPGDLIEISHIGSSHWALYVGAGYVIHLAPPGENSGTGSPTGLGVVKRELLEEVVENGSYQVNNHLDHLYKPRRIKHMLTIAEEVVGKEMEYSDLSRNSEQFVTDLRYGKASGRQFREEPKPGDLIEIVGFFNSHWALYVGVGYVIHLAPPGENSEAGAPTGLGVVKRELLVDVVGKCFYKIHNHLDHLYKPRPIKEVLRSGIEMVGKKMEYSDLSRNYEHLVTELRYGKAHSQQFREEPKPGDLIEISRIGSSHWALYVGDGYVIHLAPPGEKCEAGAPTGLGVVKRQLLEEVVENSSYQVNNHLDHLYKPRRIKHMLTIAEEVVGKEMEYSDLSRNSEHFVTDLRYGKASGRQFREEPKPGDLIEIVGFFNSHWALYVGVGYVIHLAPPGKGDKV, encoded by the exons GGGAGAACTCAGGGACTGGATCCCCCACGGGCTTAGGGGTGGTGAAAAGGGAGCTCCTTGAGGAAGTGGTGGAAAACGGCTCCTATCAGGTCAACAACCACCTGGACCACCTGTACAAACCACGGCGCATAAAGCACATGCTCACTATTGCGGAGGAGGTGGTTGGTAAGGAGATGGAGTACAGTGATCTGAGCAGGAACAGTGAACAATTTGTCACCGATCTGAGATATGGCAAGGCCAGCGGCCGGCAG TTTCGTGAAGAGCCCAAGCCTGGAGACCTGATTGAGATTGTTGGATTTTTCAACTCCCACTGGGCCCTCTATGTGGGAGTAGGTTATGTgatccacctggctcccccag GGGAGAACTCTGAGGCTGGCGCCCCCACCGGCTTAGGGGTGGTGAAAAGGGAACTTCTCGTGGACGTGGTGGGAAAATGCTTCTATAAGATCCACAACCACTTGGACCACCTGTACAAACCTCGGCCCATAAAGGAGGTGCTCAGGTCTGGGATTGAGATGGTTGGTAAGAAGATGGAGTACAGTGATCTGAGCAGGAACTATGAGCACTTGGTCACTGAACTGAGATATGGCAAGGCCCACAGCCAACAG TTTCGTGAAGAGCCCAAGCCTGGAGACCTGATTGAGATTTCCCGCATCGGCTCCTCGCACTGGGCCCTCTATGTGGGCGATGGTTATGTgatccacctggctcccccag GGGAGAAGTGTGAGGCTGGCGCCCCCACCGGTTTAGGGGTGGTGAAAAGGCAGCTCCTTGAGGAAGTGGTGGAAAACAGCTCCTATCAGGTCAACAACCACCTGGACCACCTGTACAAACCACGGCGCATAAAGCACATGCTCACTATTGCGGAGGAGGTGGTTGGTAAGGAGATGGAGTACAGTGATCTGAGCAGGAACAGTGAGCACTTTGTCACCGATCTGAGATATGGCAAGGCCAGCGGCCGGCAG TTTCGTGAAGAGCCCAAGCCTGGAGACCTGATTGAGATTGTTGGATTTTTCAACTCCCACTGGGCCCTCTATGTGGGAGTAGGTTATGTgatccacctggctcccccaggtAAGGGGGATAAAGTGTAA